The sequence below is a genomic window from Lycium ferocissimum isolate CSIRO_LF1 chromosome 9, AGI_CSIRO_Lferr_CH_V1, whole genome shotgun sequence.
tttttgacccttatgCCTTGAGGCATTACTTTTATAGATAAACTATGGCTTAAGGCATAAATTGTCttacaagtatttttttttttaactctgctggggaggcctaacttttgcccgaataggcctaatttgctacaaaattctgccttgcgattttttttttttttttatactctaCTAGGGTTCAAACCCAGAATCTCAAGGGTATTTTCAGCTACTTAAAGTGCCAAAGaccgaaaattaaagaccaacaatttgagggacaaaaatttaagaCAACCCCCGAACAAGGccatttgtgcgaatgacccaACATTTATTTAGAGAAGTTCACTATACGGACTAACAGTCTAAGCTTCACAGGCCCAAGAGCCTAAGCCAGAAGAATTCAAAGTTGACAACCTCACTGAAAGCTTGCACCCCCAGCCCATCTTAGCCggtatacataaattatacatgaattatacGTATGCATCCACCAGCTATTTTGTGATTTAAACAGCTGGGTGTATGTACACACACGcgcgtatatatacatgaaaggGAGAAAAATCTCACTTGAGCCATTGAGCGCCTATAGAGTGGCTATAACAGAACAGACTAAGCAAGGACTCATTGAGAAGTTCACTATACAGACAAGCCTCACAGGCCAAAGAGCATAACTTAAGAGGAATTCTATCATGCAAATGAAAACTTTTTAAGAACCTTCAACTTTTTATGCCAGACTATCCTGGTGAAAAAGCTATTGATACATGAACTGATGTTTCTCAGTAAGCTACATATTTACATGATCAATTGCCAGAAGGAGCTAGTTTATCATTATCTTTTTCATCAGAATCACCATACACAACAGAGAAGTAGTGGCCCAGATCCTTTGGTGTTAAGCCCGGAAACCGATGAAAACTGCTAGGCCGTGGGTCAATTTTAACAAATGGCCATTTCATACTTTCTGCTGCTTCACATTCTTCCCATCCATCCCCAATAACACAAAATTGCACGTTCGGCCCATTGAACCGCTCCTTTATCCATGAGAAGCACCGGAGCTTGCCCACTTCCCATGAGCTGTAAACTGAAGTGATGACAGATATATGTTAAGAGAGTTCTCCCAGAAATTGCATGTTGCATTATTATACGTTGATAAATGTGGGAAGGGAAGACTATTCACTGTTCAGGGACTTACAACGTAGGCATAATTCATTAAAACATACATGTATCCAGTTCCTAAAgagatttttcttaatttttgtgGCAGAGAATCTGCTATTTCAACTTCGAAAGTCAGGGATAAAGGGACTGTCCCTCCACGCTTATTCTAAAGGGAGATATTACCAAGTACagaatacaaaaatatgagctGGAGACATTAGTGATCCATTTCCAAATTCATGTGATTTATATGTCATAAAATTCAACCAAGGTTTCTAACTTCGTTTAGGCCACAAATGATGAAAGATTAAATataatgaggaaaaaaaaaaaaaaaagatacctCAATCAAGATTCTAAAATAGGACTATCAGGAAGGTCAATAAATATCAGAATGAAGAAAGAAACTAACCATTTTCGCTACGGAATAAATCACCCAGGCGAAAGAGCAAGCATTTAACTAAGCTAGGTATCAACGATCCGGAAGTCACCAAGATATTCACATGTTGGAATTTAGTATCTCCTGCATCATTGGCAGCAACAGTTGAGTCCACAGAGGAGGCCAAATCTCGATTTCCAACTGCACACTGTTCCAAGCAAGCCCTAGCTGCATTGGAAGGGGAGCATTAaagcaaggaaaaaaaaaaaaaaggagcaattGGCAAATAAAAGAGGCAAAAGAAAGATTTGGCTGatgaaaaatgacataaatGCAATTTGCAAAAAGAAGGGAGCTGCTCTGAGAAATAAGGTGAGGAGAGGAAgttaatttggaattttaaACTCAGGCATTCACTTCTAAGTTGGTGACTAACACATAGTGTTTCAACAACTTTTATAGTTCTCATTTGTGTTTGTTCTTAACTCTTATATAGAATATCAGAATGCACAACTGCCTGTTAATATATATCTATCCTCTTATCTTTACCAATATCATCCCACCTCCTACCACGACAACAAAGAGGTGGATGGAAAAGTAGAGAAAAATAGCAgtataatttaaaagaaagagaagataaAGAAAAAGCATAGGACTCTAGAGTTCTCCAAATTGAACATAAAGGGCAGGTTTTTGGGAATTGATACTATTGAAAAAAGGTTAAGATTTGTGATTTCTAGAGAACTCGGAGTttagaatccctttgacttc
It includes:
- the LOC132030218 gene encoding eyes absent homolog, with the translated sequence MDQKMNVYIWDMDETLILLKSLINGTYAEAFDGSKNVQSGVEIGKMWENHILQICDDHFFYEQVENCNMPYLDVMKQHDDGRDLTDYDFNKDGFGPPSDDLNKRKLAYRHRAVAHKYKKGLHSILDQDMIKSWSELYDVTDSYTDMWFSAARACLEQCAVGNRDLASSVDSTVAANDAGDTKFQHVNILVTSGSLIPSLVKCLLFRLGDLFRSENVYSSWEVGKLRCFSWIKERFNGPNVQFCVIGDGWEECEAAESMKWPFVKIDPRPSSFHRFPGLTPKDLGHYFSVVYGDSDEKDNDKLAPSGN